A stretch of DNA from Macrotis lagotis isolate mMagLag1 chromosome X, bilby.v1.9.chrom.fasta, whole genome shotgun sequence:
ACAATATAATGACATGCTAAAACAGCAAAAAGACAGATTGAATTTCAGTCTTTAGTGGTCATTCAAGTTAACAGTTATGAAAAATTCTTGCATAACCTCAAAGGTGAAAGAGCAATTCTAATTTTAACTATGGTTTGTTACTAAACCCACTGAATATCTTGTtctattctaatttatttattcattgcatCTTTCTCTATGGAATAAAAGCACAACTGACTAAACTCAAATGAAGATCATAGAAGCTTCTTGAGTTATACTTTATtaaagtttgccatttttttgcaTAGTCTGTCAAGTTCCCTTATCCCAAATGAAAATACTTTGATTTACTTAAAAATGGATTACAAAATACACTACTGGGAATCCTAAATATATGCTATTTAATAGAGCTTTTAGTTAGAATTGTACCACCTCTTCAAATATTCTTTACCTCTCTTCTTCTAAACTTTCCTTCAAAGTTTACAATTTGGCCTAGGATCATTTCTCTTTTACCAGATATGCTCTAGAGAGAGATATGGTATAACTTGGGAATCATTTtgacttgatttaaaaaatgtgcaaaaaggaatctcattattgtttttaagaaatttaagaaatatggaaaaaaatctcattattgttttaacaGTAGAATAAAAGTCACCTATATTTACATATCTATGAAACAGAATTTATCCatctaaaaatatatgtatattaacaaACACACAACCCTTAACTGAAGTATGAATCCAAGATAGTCTAATGTGTGAAATGGAACTTGAGCAGGTATTTCcaaagacatcatttttcaagtaGTCACTCTAAAAAACTAATAATTTCTACTATgccttataaaaagaaaaatctttgtcATATTTTATAAGCTTTACCCACCTGGAAAAGAGGCACAAAGTCCTATATTCCCTCACCTTTCTTCCCTAAATTATAACTATCTGAAAAACaagttagaaagaaaacagaagtaaaGTCTTTTAGTTGCCTAAACTATGATGCTCCAAGGTTAATCTCCCCACTCTCATCCTTGGATGCTTATGGATATAATAAGAACCACTAAGATATTTCAGGTATAATCCAATGGAAGTTGAGGAAGTAGAACTATTACTTCCATAGACACTTCAGCAGCCCCCTGCTGGTAAGGAGCTATGAGTGCTGTGGAAATCCTTGGCTTGTCCTGTTCCCTGTTTTGCGGTAGTGATTAACTGCCATAATCGAGATGACCTATGCTCACACATGGAGCATTTTCAAAGATTCTGTGATCTCAGATCACCAAGGCTGGGAGAAGAAGTAGATGGGCTAAGGCGATGGTGCTGTACAATACCATGTACTCTGTGGATACTGAATTAGTGTTCACTGACTGACAGGATGACTGACAGAATCATTCCCCATTAAGTCACAAATGCTCATCACAGAATTTCAGGCAAATTGAGGATATATTTGGCCAACTTGTAAATGTGCatagctgaattcaaattttagaaGCAAATAAGAACGAAAATATTACTCTTACATCAATTCAgcatgaagaaaaatatagtaccaATATTTCATTTATACTTGGTTGCTTTTATGGCAACCTTGCAAAGATGTACAATGTTAATGAAGCCCTCTTACTTCCCATTAGTTACTCagtttgtaaaacaaaataagtgAACATTCTTGTATAAATATTCATTGTTGACACTAATGCATAAGTATCACAAGCAAGTATCTGTAAGGCTGATTTATGGTAACAAAGTGGTATATGGTTGCTAACCACATGCCAAaatcttctctccctcccaatcatcccataaaaagaaaaaaaagacataaatcaAACATTGGTAATATTTACCCAGAAATGTGCATGGCAATTGACCATCATGGTTCTTTCAATAAGCTCATCAGGGCATTCCAAGAGATGATGCCCAGAGACCACACCAGCATTATTAACCAGGACTGAGACCTCTCCAACTTCCTTCCGGACTCTTTCGGCTGTTAGGTAGacattctctctttttcccaCATCACAGGTGTAAGTAAAGACCTGTAAGTTGCAGGGAGGTAGAACTTCTTCCTCACCATTTCCAGCTGTTCTCAGGAATACAGATGAGAGGAAAGAATGGAACAAGGAGAGGGAAAAGTGACTGGTGTggtaatccaaaaaaaaaaaaatcacacatagCAAAAATACTACAGCAAGCTACAATTTCTATAAACAAAAAGTTTGCCAATTATTAAAGTTACAGCTGCTTTTCTCCCCCAATAGTCCTGAAGAATTACAGCAATTTACTGGATACTCTTACTTAAGAGAAAGCAACATAATTGTGACAAGTACAATGCAAGCCAGAATAAACCCCACACCATCTGCATTAAGGTTCAGTACCCTGAACTATATGATCCCAGCTTACTGGGATCTAAAAACACCTGGAAACAACTGACTTCATCCCAGAaagtttctcctcctcctcttttctggGAACTGATGGTGGTGAAGAAcaaaatctcttccttctctttcacaACCAATACAAAGTtgtttaaaatagaaattcactTCAAGattcagatggaaaaaaaatactacttaGATGATTGAAATGTCTCTAATGTGCCAAAAATCTCCATTACTCTATGGGGAAATTTATCAGTCTTAACTTAAAGAAACCAGCCCCTCAAAAAAGATCACCCTGCACAAGTCAACATCGTAGGTTGGATAGGAAGCTTTATTTCATATGGTAAATTCTGGATAAATGACATTTAAACTAGATACCTCGGCTAGAAAATTCTGGTTTATTCATTAGGCTTTCTCCAACAAACCTAGATTTCATGCCCCCCCCATACTATCATTTTTAATGTCTAAAGATACACTTTGTCCTTTAGTTTTCCTGGCATAAAATAAAGCCCAATTAACATTTCTGAAAAATGCAGTCTTTAAGTTTAAAGGACAAATGCTGTACATCTCcttgaaggagaggggggaagtaTCTGACCATGCCTTTCTCTGAAATGAACTATCTCATTCGAAAAAAAGCTGAAATTCAATACCAAGTTTTCTAGACCAAGAACTGAGTTTAAGGTGGGCTCGAAGTCACTTTTAAACATTCGGTTTTAAAACAGCTATTCTATACATAATGCTGGGGCTACCAAAGGCACCTAAAGGGACTTTCAATCATTTGGTTCTATATGTCTCATATACATCGGAGCGTCTACACACGCACATACATCTCTGTGCTTTTGCACGAAACGATCTTCACATTTTTCTGTGCAGAAAGTTCCAACGCGGTAACTTAAGGCCGCCCCGGACCAAGCCTGGAGGACTGCGGAGCAGGGGAGGCGGGTACCTGCTGCCATCACAGCAACTTCCCAACCAGGCTTGTCTTCCCCGCGGCTTATCCCCCCCGAGACCCGAAGCGCTTCAGCCCCCGGCGAGCTCCCCAGCCCTCTCCGTTCCCTGAGGGGTCCGGCTCCCCGCGGGCAGCGCCCTCGCTCCTCGCTCCTCGCCGGGGCTCCCGGGTCCTGTCCGTGCCGGCGGCTGCCCGACGCGCGGGCGCGCTGCCCTCGGGGCGGCCGCGGGCCGGGCCCGGCCGGGGCGCCGGGCTTACCTTGCAGCGCCGCGGCGTCGGCCGCCTCCAGGTCCCGGTAGATGTGGCGCACCAGGCCCGCCGTCTCCTCGTTGCTCTGCGTGTTAATGTCCCAGAGGACCAGCAGAGCCCGGCGCCGCGCGAACTCCAGGGCGAAGAGGCGGCCCAGGCCGCTGCCGGCCCCGGTGATGAGGCACACCTGTCCCGCCACGCTCTTCTCCTTGGGCCGCACCAGCCACTTGGCCGCGGCCAGGACGAACGCCCAGAGCACTTTGAAAGTCACCACGAAGAACTCCACCACGATATTCATCGCGGCGCCCGGGCGGACCGAGCGCGGACCGAGCCCGGCCTCTCCGCCTTCCCGCGGCTCCGCGCCCCGGGAGCCCCGGGAGCCCCGACCCCACGCCCGCCTCGCCCCTGCCCCCCAAGCCGCCTTCCCgacctgcggggggggggggggaccggAGCCCGGCCGGACCGCCGCCCGCCCGGGAGCGCTGGGCCGGGCCGCGGTGACAGCCGCCCGTTAAGCCGCCCTCATGCTTCCAGCTGGCGCCCCGGCcgcgccgccccggccccgcagGCCGGCCCGAGGCGGACTTGTCAACTTAAGCCAAGTTTAAAGAGCGGGGCTGGGCG
This window harbors:
- the RDH10 gene encoding retinol dehydrogenase 10; its protein translation is MNIVVEFFVVTFKVLWAFVLAAAKWLVRPKEKSVAGQVCLITGAGSGLGRLFALEFARRRALLVLWDINTQSNEETAGLVRHIYRDLEAADAAALQAGNGEEEVLPPCNLQVFTYTCDVGKRENVYLTAERVRKEVGEVSVLVNNAGVVSGHHLLECPDELIERTMMVNCHAHFWTTKAFLPTMLEINHGHIVTVASSLGLFSTAGVEDYCASKFGVVGFHESLSHELKAAEKDGIKTTLVCPYLVDTGMFRGCRIRKEIEPFLPPLKPDYCVKQAMKAILTDQPMICTPRLMYIVTFMKSILPFEAVVCMYRFLGADKCMYPFIAQRKQATNNNEAKNGI